The Candidatus Mycosynbacter amalyticus genome contains the following window.
GCACTACACTCGCACTGACATTCAACGGCGGTGCGCCACAGGCTGTCGATTGTACGGCCGGCTGTGGAGCGGATACATTGCTTGCCACACTGCCACTTGCCAACGTAGTGGCGGGTGAGTACACTGCGCAGCTTCAGTTTACCGACACTAGTGGTGAGCTCGGTAGCACGACGAGCGCTCCGGCCACCGTGTCTTGGCCGGCCAAGTCGGACATCGACAATGTTATCATCCCGGTTGCCAAGCCCCAGGTCTATGTTGACAAGCTTGAAGTAGTGCCGATTGGCTCACTTTCTACACAGTTCTCCACGCCAGTCAGTCCCAAGCTGGTAGAAGCTATCTCGAGCACAGATAGCCTCCAGTTGGCTGCTGCGCCGCTTGAGTCTGATGTCAAAGGTGCTGCCACAGCACAATCAAATCCGCTCCGGATAACATCACTCGATACAACTCCAAATATACCGGTAGCCCCATCAGATGGTGGCTGGGCAGTTCTAGGTATAGCCTGGTATTGGTGGGCAAGTGGTGGCTTGGCGGCATGGGCAGGCGTGGTAGCGGCGCGTTGGTGGTTGCGCTAGGGAGCGTAAGCGCGTTGCGTTTCCAGGGGTAAACAGGTACAATCTAGAGCATGAACATCACCAAAGCTATCATTCCTGTTGCAGGATGGGGAACCCGTCGCCTGCCTGTCACCAAAGCCATCGAGAAGTGCATGCTGCCGGTTGGTAACCGTCCGGTTGTCGACTATGTAGTACAAGACTGTATTCGTGCAGGTATTACTGAAATCTTTTTTGTCGTCAATCAAGGTGACAGTCAGCTCGAGAAGTACTATTCACATAATCTTGCACTCGAGCAATATCTCAATTATTTTGGCAAACAAGAATACCTCAAATACGTTATGCCCCCGGAAGGGATTAAGTTTTATTATATTGACCAAGATACCAACGCCAAATACGGTACAGCTATCCCCGTGGGTATGTGTGCACAGTATCTCAAGCCTGGCGAGTCGGTGGTCGTAGCAACAGGCGACGCCTTCTTCTATAATCCGGACGGACACTCGGAGGTCGCACTTATGATCGCATCTACAGCCGAAGGCGGCAACTCTATGCTTACTACAGAAGTGCCGCGCGAAAGTGTCAGTAAGTACGGCGTGGTAGAATTTGACACCAATGGCAATTACTACCAGATTATCGAGAAACCGGCGGTAGAGCAGGCACCAAGTACCTCCATAAACACCAGTTACTTCGTGCTCAACTACGATGTCATGCAGGCGATTTCCGCATATGCAAATGTTGATATAACAGGGGAATACTATATTCTTGAACCGATCAATCAGTATGTACTTACAGGGGGATCTGTACAAGTTGTACGTGCTGCAGGCCAGTATCTCGATGCTGGTGAACCATATTCTTGGCTCTACGCCAACCGTGTCATTCTGGGTCAATAACATACCTTTCTAGATATTTGACTGAAATATGGTTAAGCTATTGCTTTTTTATCATATTTATGGTAATATGAAATCATAACGCTATAAAAAGCAAGTATAAGGA
Protein-coding sequences here:
- a CDS encoding sugar phosphate nucleotidyltransferase, whose amino-acid sequence is MNITKAIIPVAGWGTRRLPVTKAIEKCMLPVGNRPVVDYVVQDCIRAGITEIFFVVNQGDSQLEKYYSHNLALEQYLNYFGKQEYLKYVMPPEGIKFYYIDQDTNAKYGTAIPVGMCAQYLKPGESVVVATGDAFFYNPDGHSEVALMIASTAEGGNSMLTTEVPRESVSKYGVVEFDTNGNYYQIIEKPAVEQAPSTSINTSYFVLNYDVMQAISAYANVDITGEYYILEPINQYVLTGGSVQVVRAAGQYLDAGEPYSWLYANRVILGQ